A window from Arachis duranensis cultivar V14167 unplaced genomic scaffold, aradu.V14167.gnm2.J7QH unplaced_Scaffold_172706, whole genome shotgun sequence encodes these proteins:
- the LOC107472580 gene encoding uncharacterized protein LOC107472580 yields MSREEGMKTQNSGVYVTSDTRSYASKRDANVAVGGVSYYGRLVDIIELNYSGQFTVVLFKCLWADTTSGRGIRQDVLGHTCVNFANPIHTGDREDDEPYILASEARLVFYVEDEVENGWSVVVHVKPRDLFDMGEDYEHCEVDLHPQSCMSSLPEFDVEGLRLTRDGDLEESTIERVEDCEEAAES; encoded by the coding sequence ATGTCGAGGGAGGAAGGGATGAAAACACAGAATAGTGGGGTCTATGTCACTTCGGATACTAGAAGTTATGCAAGTAAACGGGATGCCAATGTTGCTGTTGGCGGTGTCTCGTATTACGGGAGATTAGTAGACATCATCGAGCTAAATTACAGCGGTCAATTCACTGTAGTATTGTTCAAGTGCCTTTGGGCGGACACTACGTCGGGCAGAGGCATCCGGCAAGACGTTTTGGGCCACACCTGTGTCAATTTTGCCAATCCTATCCACACCGGTGATCGAGAAGACGATGAGCCGTATATCTTGGCATCTGAGGCGCGTCTTGTGTTCTACGTGGAGGATGAGGTGGAGAACGGATGGAGTGTAGTGGTCCATGTGAAGCCAAGAGATTTGTTTGACATGGGCGAAGATTATGAACATTGTGAGGTCGACCTTCATCCACAGTCCTGTATGAGTAGCCTCCCTGAATTTGATGTCGAAGGCCTGCGGTTGACGAGAGACGGCGATTTAGAAGAGTCCACCATCGAAAGGGTTGAAGATTGTGAAGAGGCCGCCGAATCCTAA